DNA sequence from the Simiduia curdlanivorans genome:
GCTTTTGCTCCTGCCCCGCTAAGGTTAAGGTTCCAAAACGTTCATCACAGGCTAAAGGCGTGAGTGAAACTAACGTTTCTGACGTTTCGGCCACCAGCCGTTGTAAATCAGCTAACAGGTGCATTGGAAGAATAACCAGCTGCCCGGTCAACACCGCCATGTGACATGAATCTGTGGGCGCGATGTTCGAAAGGTGATGACGCAGAGCCTCAAATAAAGGAATTACGCCGAGTTTATTGAGCGCGCCACTGTTATGCACATCGCCTTGGCCAAGGTATTCGGCGCGAATGAAGTCCGCCAAAACCACCATGCGCAAACCATCACCCAACTGCCCCCACTCGTGCTGGGCCAGCTGCACCACGGCCTGTAATTTTCCGGCGCTATTGACCAATAATTTCTCGCGCCGCTCTGAATCTTCGATATCAACACGGCCTCTATGCATGAGCCCCGCGCGCCTAAGTTGCGCCGCCACGCGCTCGCGCAGCGCTTCATACTCCGGCGTTTTTTGATCGAGTAGCTGCTGTAGAGCAAGGGCCAAATGTACAGGCGAAAACTCCGGTAAAACGGCATTTTCTAGCGCCAATATTTGTTGGTGCTCAATGCAGCGCTCGCGACCGGCTGCGCGCCACAAACACAACGTAGCGATGTAAACATCCAGGTGTTCATAGATCCAGTCGAGATGCTCTAAAGGCGTTATCAGCCAAGGTTGCGACGCGAGCCATGAAAATATGCCCGCATCTTCCAAGACATTTTTTGCGAACTGGCGACGCTTCAGCGCTGCCCGATCGAGTAGCTGGGCTTCTTGTTCGGTGGGGCTACAGAAAAAAATATAATCTTGATGTGGGCACAGGTCGCCGGCGGCCACCAATTCCGGCACCGCGATCTCAGCATCCACATCGCCATTGAGCGTCATATAGCGCTGCCACTCAAGCCCAGTTACGTCGTAGGGCGGCGTCGCCGTCAAGCCCACAACAACGGGCGATAAGTGCTCTTTAACCAGCATCAAGGCGCGCCACCAGGCATTTTTTAAGTGGTGCGCTTCATCCAAGACGAGGGTTGATATCGCGCAATCGCGCAGTTTGGCGAGCACTGTGTCTTTTTGCCCGTGCTTACTCTCGAGCGCCGCATGCAGTGCTTGATAGGTAACCACAGTAAGAAACCTTGGCTCAGACAATGAGGTGGAAATCCAGTCGGGGCTGGTCGACGTTGCCAAAAATAGCTCGCAAAATCGATCCACCCACTGATCTCTTAAGGCAAGAGAGGGCGCGCATATCAAGGTCGGCTTGCCGAGCCGACGCATGACTTCTAAGCCGAGAACCGTTTTGCCCGAGCCAGGCGGTGCGACGATATGCAGATGCTGATCGGCGAGATGTGCCTCTAATTGATCCAGCACCCGCTGCTGATAATGTCGCCAGGGATACTTGAAGCGCGTTTGTGCTGGAAAACCCTCCATGTCTTCTCGACCCGCCGACTAGTCAGCGAGCCCGACATAAACCTCGTGCACGTCATCATCGTCATCGATGGCGCCGAGAAAGGCTTCAACTTCGGCCAGCGCTTCACCTGCCAAGCTAACCGGGTTTTTCGGGCGGTAGCCAATTTTGGCTGAATCGACGCTAAAGCCAAAGTCGGGCAGCGCCTTAGAGACCAAGTCGAGATCGGTCATGTCGGTAATGAACAGAGCCGAGCCGTCGTCTTCTACTTCGAAATCTTGTGCGCCGGCCTCGATGGCGGCCAGCTCCACATCGGCGTCGGGCGCGCTGGGCGAGGCTTCAATCAGCCCTACATGATCGAAATCCCAAGAAACGGAACCCGAGGCACCCAACTGCCCCTTGCGGAACAAAACGCGGATATTAGAGATAGTGCGGTTCACGTTGTCGGTTAAACACTCGACAATAACCGGCACCTGGTGCGGGGCAAAACCTTCGTACACTACTTTTTCATAACTGACGGCGCCATCGAGCTGGCCAGAGCCTTTCTTGATAGCGCGCTCGAGGGTTTCACGGGTCATGGATTGCTTGCGCGCCGCTTCAACCGCCATGCGCAAACGTGGGTTCATGTCTGGGTCTGCGCCAGTGCGGGCGGCAATCATGATTTCCTTGGTTAACTTGGTAAACAGCTTGCCTTTGGCATTGGCCGCGGCTTCACGGTGTTTAGCTTTCCACTGGGCACCCATGGGCGTTGCTCTCTATTTTCAGATGTTGTGATGAACCGCGACAAATTGGCGCCGGCGTTAATCGGCGAATTTTATAGAATGTCCGCGCCGGTGCAAGCAAGAGTTCGATAACGCGGCAGCCGGCCGATAAAAAGTCGGTTGGCACAGAAAGCAGAAAGCCGCTACAAGAGCGGCTTCTAAACAGGCAGAACCTAGAGAGAGGTTCGCGCGGACTAAGAGCGAGCGATACTTTTGCGGGCAAAACCAAGGCCAAATAAACCGAGGGCCAACAAAACCAATGAACCCGGCTCAGGTACGCTAGCGGCTACCACAACACCGTCGAGAAAGTTACCCACAGTGCCATTGGTGATTGACGTAAAGCGAATCTGCGACATTTCGCTCGACGCAATGAAGCTACCCTGAAACTGGCTCCAGGTGCCAACCACGTGATCGGTTAATTCACCCATCAACGAACCCACGCTATAAGCGAAGGACTCGGCATTGCTTTGACGGGCGCTATAGAAGAAAGACACATCATAGCTTTGGCCAACCACAGTGGCGAAGTTCTGGAAAATAGAAAACTCACCGGCGTAGGGGTGCGCATTTAATTCAGCATGCTGCTCGCCCACGGCCGAGGCAACACCGTTCAAACCATCCCAAATCTCAATATTGCTGCCATCCCAGCCATTCACATCATCGGCTGCGAAATATTGCCAGGTGCCTTCGGCAACATCATTATCTTCAAAGCTACCGTTAACAATTAAGTTAGCGTTGGCAGAGGCGGCCAATACCAAGCCTAAAACTAAGGCGACTGAATACTTTGCTAGTTTGTACATAAATTAACCAATCCATTGAAATCAAAAGTCTGCAAATCCACTATTAACGATTGCACCCTGAATCCGTTTAAAAGCAAGCACTGAGCCAACCTTAAAAACCTATTAAAAATCAACATATTACTGAATTTCCATGCACCGTCGAGCCAACTAAATGTAAAAAAAATCGACAATCAACCGTGCGAAACTGATACTTCAACCCGATCAATCTATGCCAGCCCACGGGTACAACCTTCCCTCACTAGGGGTGCACGTCGTGTCTAAGGCCAAGGGCGAGTAAGCTAGCAACACTAACCGCTTCTTCCAGCCACCGCCCGAGAACGCTATGAACG
Encoded proteins:
- a CDS encoding PEP-CTERM sorting domain-containing protein, producing MYKLAKYSVALVLGLVLAASANANLIVNGSFEDNDVAEGTWQYFAADDVNGWDGSNIEIWDGLNGVASAVGEQHAELNAHPYAGEFSIFQNFATVVGQSYDVSFFYSARQSNAESFAYSVGSLMGELTDHVVGTWSQFQGSFIASSEMSQIRFTSITNGTVGNFLDGVVVAASVPEPGSLVLLALGLFGLGFARKSIARS
- a CDS encoding YebC/PmpR family DNA-binding transcriptional regulator; its protein translation is MGAQWKAKHREAAANAKGKLFTKLTKEIMIAARTGADPDMNPRLRMAVEAARKQSMTRETLERAIKKGSGQLDGAVSYEKVVYEGFAPHQVPVIVECLTDNVNRTISNIRVLFRKGQLGASGSVSWDFDHVGLIEASPSAPDADVELAAIEAGAQDFEVEDDGSALFITDMTDLDLVSKALPDFGFSVDSAKIGYRPKNPVSLAGEALAEVEAFLGAIDDDDDVHEVYVGLAD
- a CDS encoding DEAD/DEAH box helicase family protein, which produces MEGFPAQTRFKYPWRHYQQRVLDQLEAHLADQHLHIVAPPGSGKTVLGLEVMRRLGKPTLICAPSLALRDQWVDRFCELFLATSTSPDWISTSLSEPRFLTVVTYQALHAALESKHGQKDTVLAKLRDCAISTLVLDEAHHLKNAWWRALMLVKEHLSPVVVGLTATPPYDVTGLEWQRYMTLNGDVDAEIAVPELVAAGDLCPHQDYIFFCSPTEQEAQLLDRAALKRRQFAKNVLEDAGIFSWLASQPWLITPLEHLDWIYEHLDVYIATLCLWRAAGRERCIEHQQILALENAVLPEFSPVHLALALQQLLDQKTPEYEALRERVAAQLRRAGLMHRGRVDIEDSERREKLLVNSAGKLQAVVQLAQHEWGQLGDGLRMVVLADFIRAEYLGQGDVHNSGALNKLGVIPLFEALRHHLSNIAPTDSCHMAVLTGQLVILPMHLLADLQRLVAETSETLVSLTPLACDERFGTLTLAGQEQKRIVHWITRLFELGRLHVLVGTSALLGEGWDAPSINTLVLASSVGSFVQSNQMRGRAIRVDKREPKKVANIWHLACVDKSAKTLSKALQLGEDFSLLVRRFKAFSGVSIVGDAVIENGIARLQLDSLLAGSDSVTQANHKMLSVASERGEMHSRWQAAVLSGANFLEGIAAPYVGEKSYKADKEFVLTRSLAHFFALLMVSLSIWFDLMPLLVSRLLARVQDGKAIVICLVALLSFSALYFGVRFFNYFRLWLAYRDIGQDLHAIGEALLESLAAAGLVATQVADFMLTVDVDEWGVSQLYISGGERHERELFMASLTEIIAPVDNPRYLIVRRSVLLRLLTQRDYHAVPYCLANQKKRAQHFAEAWLRQVGSSDLIYTRSLEGRARLHRARLANLAHQLKAPIERARRWGF